A DNA window from Natronogracilivirga saccharolytica contains the following coding sequences:
- the dtd gene encoding D-aminoacyl-tRNA deacylase: protein MKAVVQRVSEAKVEVDGSVTGEIDKGLLVLAAVHEDDSMNEVTWVADKCRKLRIFEDEKGKMNKSVEDVGGEILLVSQFTLYGEVKKGTRPSFIASAGPEKAESLYNEMKSYLNTHLPGKIQSGVFAAKMNVSLVNDGPVTIIIER, encoded by the coding sequence ATGAAAGCAGTAGTTCAACGTGTTTCAGAAGCAAAAGTAGAAGTGGACGGCTCGGTAACGGGAGAAATTGACAAGGGATTGCTGGTCCTTGCAGCTGTTCATGAAGATGACAGTATGAACGAGGTGACATGGGTTGCTGACAAATGCCGCAAACTCCGCATTTTTGAAGATGAAAAAGGGAAAATGAATAAAAGTGTCGAGGATGTGGGCGGGGAAATTCTGCTGGTTTCACAGTTTACACTTTACGGCGAAGTTAAAAAGGGAACCAGGCCGAGTTTTATTGCATCAGCGGGACCGGAGAAAGCAGAATCGTTGTATAATGAGATGAAATCTTACCTGAATACACATTTGCCGGGAAAAATCCAGTCCGGAGTTTTTGCAGCAAAAATGAATGTTTCACTGGTAAATGACGGCCCTGTTACCATTATAATCGAACGCTGA
- a CDS encoding 1-acyl-sn-glycerol-3-phosphate acyltransferase, protein MDSLYKSVSSLIIDNYYRAELHGFENIPEKGPVVIASNHSGNAFPHDSFVLDQLLWRSGNFPKDSKIRPLYSPKLAVNWWMRPFGLDNWWRLFGAIDQTYINFDRVLARGKRVIYYPEGIPGIGKGFNRKYRLQPFQPSFIKLSARYDVPVVPVYGINAEWINPASLTFRWMDRIFSRLLGIPFIPLPLALLALLFPFFFYFGFPCNMKFVAGSPIDVRKLLQSGGCARPEDPGREESEKAASEIQKNMQGELDRLVGKYGQKPYDVSTLIRSFKINRGKRWLMSPFGWPLLFTRHYRDYYDSANSRRTNSRWLRDWDIIGYYLPLGWIFLAIVRKLRKHPYGSRGLSKDQKIKKEGKYIWSVAKGTEND, encoded by the coding sequence TTGGATAGCCTCTACAAGAGTGTATCCTCTCTGATTATTGACAATTATTACAGGGCAGAGCTGCACGGTTTTGAAAACATTCCCGAAAAGGGCCCGGTAGTAATCGCATCCAACCACAGCGGGAATGCCTTTCCTCATGATTCTTTTGTACTGGATCAGCTGCTTTGGAGAAGCGGAAATTTTCCGAAAGATTCAAAAATCCGGCCGCTTTATTCGCCAAAGCTTGCCGTGAACTGGTGGATGCGCCCGTTTGGACTTGATAACTGGTGGCGGTTATTCGGAGCTATCGATCAGACATATATCAATTTCGACCGGGTACTGGCCCGCGGAAAACGTGTAATATACTATCCGGAAGGCATTCCGGGCATTGGAAAGGGCTTCAACAGAAAGTACCGGCTTCAGCCTTTTCAGCCCAGTTTCATAAAACTTTCAGCCCGTTATGATGTTCCTGTCGTACCTGTTTATGGTATAAATGCAGAATGGATTAATCCTGCAAGTCTCACTTTCAGATGGATGGACCGGATTTTTTCCCGGTTACTCGGAATACCTTTTATTCCTCTGCCGCTTGCCTTGCTGGCGCTACTCTTTCCCTTTTTCTTTTACTTCGGATTCCCCTGCAATATGAAATTTGTTGCCGGATCACCGATTGATGTGCGAAAACTGCTGCAGTCCGGTGGTTGTGCCCGTCCGGAAGATCCAGGGAGGGAGGAATCTGAAAAAGCGGCATCTGAAATACAAAAAAATATGCAGGGGGAACTGGATCGCCTGGTCGGGAAATACGGGCAAAAACCTTATGATGTTTCGACACTGATCAGGTCTTTTAAAATAAACCGGGGCAAAAGGTGGTTGATGAGCCCCTTTGGATGGCCCTTGTTGTTTACCCGACACTATCGTGACTATTATGATTCGGCAAATAGCCGCAGAACCAACAGCCGATGGTTGCGCGATTGGGATATTATTGGTTATTACCTGCCACTGGGATGGATATTTCTGGCCATTGTGCGCAAGCTCAGGAAGCACCCTTATGGCAGCAGGGGGTTGTCAAAAGATCAGAAAATCAAAAAAGAAGGAAAATACATCTGGTCGGTGGCTAAAGGGACAGAAAACGACTGA
- the nth gene encoding endonuclease III — translation MPRKTPDQKKRAQKLLSELYQHYPNPHCALNFTSPFELLVATILSAQCTDVRVNIVTEDLFRMWPEPKDIAEAPIQEIEEAIRTTGFYRNKAKSIKESAKKIVEEFGGDVPQTMDELLSLRGAARKTANVVLGNAFGINEGVVVDTHVKRLANRFGLTRHQDPVKIERDLMALFPKEEWTNLSHLLIAHGRAVCKARFAENPDHPVCNTYGINCICNK, via the coding sequence CTGCCCCGGAAAACACCGGATCAGAAAAAAAGAGCACAGAAACTGCTGTCTGAACTGTATCAGCACTATCCAAATCCGCATTGTGCACTGAATTTTACCAGCCCCTTTGAGTTGCTTGTAGCGACTATTTTGAGTGCACAGTGCACCGATGTACGTGTTAACATAGTCACGGAAGATCTTTTCAGGATGTGGCCTGAACCGAAGGATATAGCCGAAGCGCCGATTCAGGAAATCGAGGAAGCCATCCGGACCACCGGATTTTACAGAAACAAAGCTAAATCAATCAAGGAATCAGCAAAAAAGATAGTCGAAGAGTTCGGGGGCGATGTTCCGCAAACCATGGATGAGCTGCTTTCGCTGAGGGGGGCCGCCCGCAAAACGGCAAATGTTGTTCTCGGCAATGCATTTGGCATTAACGAAGGAGTTGTCGTGGATACGCATGTGAAGCGTCTTGCCAACCGGTTCGGACTAACCCGCCATCAGGATCCGGTCAAAATTGAGCGCGATTTGATGGCTTTGTTTCCAAAAGAGGAATGGACAAATTTATCTCACCTGCTGATTGCACACGGAAGAGCTGTATGCAAGGCACGCTTTGCAGAAAATCCGGATCATCCCGTATGCAATACTTATGGCATTAACTGTATTTGTAATAAATAA
- a CDS encoding ABC1 kinase family protein, whose translation MIFSLYLLSSAYLTSQYSRNDDIRMTTDDSRDNSRTDPLSEPEETVTKEARRTKNFDPLAPYKGVVRRFFQIHRHVTGLFMGGIIAYVASLSRERKKGLRSFPSRFLAFLVRPFVKRELRNLPFPLQLRRRLELLGPTYIKLGQILSLREDILPRIITNELKKLLYNLPEVPFQNIREIIEKNLGDDINSIFITVDEKPLGSASIGQTHRAVTLDGKVVALKVIKPGIRDTVETDIILLKWLGHFLHWTIPQYQPKRLINEFCSYTIREVDLENEADNAEVFSANFHDHPHILFPKIFRDYSSRDVLCMEFMDGEKPDMFASRDIKAERKSKIIDRGAEAIIRMLYKDGFFHADLHPGNLLIMKNDKIGFIDLGMVGRFEETTRRRMLYYFHALVSGDIEGATRNLTAMARIGKNGDPHGFRRSVSDLLRKFYQHSSIGDFSIGELIINSLAVGARHRVFFPVEMTLMTKALVTYEGVGKMLDPRIDIPSVSRKHAINIFQDQFHPASIAREIWRGTPELVDALMRLPRITSDTLNYLEETVTDRSPKPDPIQGLNSSILSGSCVLGGTLAVVQGGPWPLWAGLFALGVLFYAFNSK comes from the coding sequence TTGATCTTTAGTTTGTATTTGCTGAGTTCGGCGTATCTTACTTCCCAATACTCCAGAAATGATGATATCCGGATGACCACTGACGATTCCCGGGACAATTCAAGAACCGATCCGCTTTCCGAACCGGAAGAGACAGTAACGAAGGAAGCAAGGCGCACAAAAAATTTTGATCCGCTGGCTCCCTACAAGGGAGTAGTGCGCCGTTTTTTTCAAATTCACCGCCATGTTACGGGACTGTTTATGGGGGGAATCATCGCCTATGTGGCTTCGCTGTCCCGTGAAAGAAAAAAAGGGCTTCGTTCCTTTCCCTCCCGGTTCCTTGCCTTTTTGGTCAGGCCTTTCGTAAAACGGGAATTACGAAATCTGCCGTTTCCGCTGCAGCTGCGCCGAAGACTTGAACTTCTTGGACCTACCTACATCAAACTTGGCCAGATTCTTTCTCTCAGGGAGGATATTCTTCCCAGGATTATTACCAATGAGCTGAAAAAACTGCTTTACAACCTGCCCGAAGTCCCGTTTCAAAATATCCGTGAAATCATTGAGAAGAATCTTGGGGATGATATAAACAGCATTTTTATAACTGTCGATGAAAAACCCCTGGGTTCGGCATCTATAGGCCAAACCCACAGGGCTGTGACTTTGGATGGCAAAGTCGTCGCGCTGAAAGTGATAAAGCCCGGCATCCGTGACACCGTTGAAACGGATATTATCCTGCTGAAATGGCTCGGTCATTTTCTTCACTGGACAATCCCGCAATACCAGCCCAAAAGGCTGATTAACGAGTTTTGTTCCTATACCATCAGGGAGGTGGATCTGGAGAATGAAGCGGACAATGCCGAAGTGTTCAGTGCAAACTTTCATGACCATCCGCATATTCTGTTTCCGAAAATTTTCCGCGACTATAGCAGCAGGGATGTACTGTGCATGGAATTTATGGATGGTGAAAAACCGGACATGTTTGCTTCCCGTGATATCAAAGCCGAACGCAAAAGCAAGATCATTGACCGGGGAGCTGAAGCAATTATCCGTATGCTGTATAAGGATGGTTTTTTTCACGCTGATTTGCATCCGGGCAATTTGCTCATTATGAAAAATGACAAGATCGGCTTTATAGATCTCGGTATGGTCGGCAGATTCGAGGAAACCACCCGAAGACGTATGCTGTATTACTTTCATGCCCTGGTTTCAGGTGACATTGAGGGCGCAACCCGCAATCTGACAGCCATGGCCCGGATTGGAAAAAACGGCGATCCTCACGGCTTTCGAAGATCCGTGTCCGACCTGCTTAGAAAATTCTATCAGCACTCTTCAATTGGTGATTTCAGTATTGGTGAGCTTATTATCAATTCACTGGCGGTTGGTGCGCGTCACCGTGTTTTCTTTCCTGTGGAAATGACTTTAATGACCAAAGCGCTTGTTACTTATGAAGGTGTTGGAAAAATGCTGGATCCCAGGATTGACATTCCGTCCGTGTCCAGAAAACATGCCATAAACATCTTTCAGGATCAGTTTCATCCTGCCAGCATTGCCCGGGAAATCTGGAGGGGGACACCGGAACTTGTTGATGCACTGATGCGATTACCCCGCATAACTTCAGACACGCTCAACTACCTTGAAGAAACCGTTACAGACCGCAGTCCGAAGCCCGATCCTATTCAGGGACTGAACAGCAGCATTCTCAGTGGTTCCTGCGTTCTCGGAGGGACCCTTGCTGTTGTGCAGGGAGGGCCATGGCCGTTGTGGGCCGGTCTCTTTGCCCTTGGCGTTCTCTTTTATGCATTCAACAGCAAATAA
- a CDS encoding 2'-5' RNA ligase family protein — protein sequence MSVKREAEQTNPQRYALWLKPENEVYGVLKRIIDDLASEYNAPAFEPHITVAGSIDRPEAELKDLVTDLARESEPMTLHLKETDFRDSLYRALFVHIAPNDTLLSLRERCLTRLKKEHEPYMPHVSLMYKEMEADRKKEIIERVGERFDLVFIPDKLYLVRTVGGPGTWKEIMHASLKS from the coding sequence ATGTCTGTCAAAAGAGAAGCTGAACAGACCAACCCTCAGCGGTATGCTCTCTGGCTGAAGCCGGAAAACGAGGTGTACGGCGTTCTGAAACGTATAATTGACGATCTTGCAAGCGAATACAACGCCCCGGCTTTTGAACCTCATATCACGGTGGCCGGAAGCATAGACCGGCCGGAAGCGGAGCTGAAAGATCTTGTAACAGATCTGGCCAGAGAGAGTGAACCAATGACACTGCACCTGAAAGAGACGGATTTCCGGGATTCACTGTACCGTGCCCTTTTTGTGCACATTGCTCCGAATGATACCCTTCTCTCCCTTCGGGAACGATGTCTTACCCGTCTGAAGAAAGAACATGAGCCGTACATGCCCCATGTCAGTCTGATGTATAAAGAGATGGAGGCCGACCGGAAAAAAGAGATTATTGAACGCGTGGGAGAACGTTTTGATCTGGTGTTTATCCCGGACAAATTGTATCTGGTTCGGACTGTCGGCGGGCCCGGAACCTGGAAGGAAATTATGCATGCTTCATTGAAGAGTTGA
- a CDS encoding response regulator, with protein sequence MDSKKVLIIEDDPSNQTLFKLFLKNEPYELIPAYSAEEALRFLESEQVDVILLDLNLEGDGDGATLVQKIKQLPDCSSVPVFVVSGLDEQQFAGFGIDDKVNGYFRKPVRKKTLVSALAEVT encoded by the coding sequence ATGGACAGTAAAAAAGTGCTGATCATAGAAGATGATCCGTCTAACCAGACGTTGTTCAAATTATTTCTGAAAAATGAACCATATGAACTCATTCCGGCGTATTCAGCTGAAGAAGCATTGCGGTTTCTGGAATCGGAGCAGGTTGATGTCATTCTACTGGATCTGAACCTTGAAGGCGACGGAGACGGAGCAACACTGGTTCAGAAAATAAAGCAGCTGCCCGATTGCAGTTCCGTACCGGTGTTCGTAGTAAGCGGACTTGATGAGCAGCAGTTTGCCGGGTTCGGCATAGATGACAAGGTGAACGGTTATTTCCGTAAACCTGTCCGCAAAAAAACCCTTGTTTCGGCTCTTGCAGAAGTCACCTGA
- a CDS encoding alkaline phosphatase family protein, which yields MSLIFLFVDGIGLGEDGQSNPFTLNRLPAFEWLTGDQPFTASSRPFEKEEHVFTSLDACLGMDGLPQSGTGQVTLFTGVNAAAELGKHFGPFPHSKIRHLLNGKSIFNRLHEKKASCYFMNAFPQVFFDYAEQKNRWSTTTLMTRNAGLQLNSINEILREKAVTAEITQEAWRDRLSLDVPVISEETAADRVINAADKYDFVLLEYYLTDKAGHDRKPDFASEVLDKLDRLLLSLIKSAGPKGHTLLLTSDHGNLEDLSTRSHTRNRVPFFVTGKGSAIFSKAETIQDVTPLCMEWLELF from the coding sequence ATGTCCCTTATTTTTCTTTTTGTAGATGGAATAGGACTTGGTGAGGATGGACAAAGCAATCCATTTACATTGAACCGCTTGCCTGCATTTGAATGGCTGACGGGTGATCAGCCGTTCACGGCTTCATCGCGTCCGTTTGAAAAAGAGGAGCATGTGTTTACTTCGCTTGACGCCTGTCTTGGAATGGATGGTTTGCCGCAAAGCGGGACCGGTCAGGTTACCCTGTTCACGGGAGTAAATGCGGCTGCAGAACTGGGAAAACATTTCGGCCCATTTCCCCACTCGAAAATCCGGCATCTGCTCAACGGCAAAAGTATTTTTAACCGGCTTCATGAAAAAAAAGCTTCATGTTACTTCATGAATGCTTTTCCTCAGGTCTTTTTTGATTACGCCGAGCAGAAAAACAGGTGGTCAACAACGACTCTTATGACCAGAAATGCCGGATTACAATTGAATTCCATCAATGAGATACTCCGGGAAAAGGCTGTCACCGCTGAAATAACCCAGGAAGCCTGGCGGGACCGTTTATCACTGGATGTCCCGGTCATTTCAGAAGAAACTGCAGCAGATAGAGTTATAAATGCTGCGGATAAATATGACTTTGTTCTTCTGGAATACTATTTAACTGACAAAGCCGGCCATGACAGGAAACCTGATTTTGCTTCTGAGGTGCTTGATAAACTGGACCGTTTGCTGCTTTCACTGATTAAGAGTGCTGGGCCGAAAGGACATACCTTGCTGCTTACCAGTGATCACGGAAATCTGGAGGATTTATCAACCCGCAGTCATACCCGGAACAGAGTTCCGTTTTTCGTTACAGGAAAAGGGTCAGCAATATTCAGTAAAGCCGAAACTATTCAGGACGTGACACCGCTCTGCATGGAATGGTTAGAATTATTTTGA
- a CDS encoding adenylate kinase has translation MRIIIFGPPGSGKGTQAKKIAAHFNISHLSTGNMFREAISQGTELGKLVESIIDQGHLVPDQTVVDLVEETIDKEEYNGGYIIDGFPRTVEQAVAFDNLLERRNESIDAFLSLHVPDEELVKRLLARGEGRSDDTEEKIRTRLDVYKKETAPVMDHYQQAGMFRSIDGTGTIDEIFERALSALPSK, from the coding sequence ATGAGAATTATTATATTTGGCCCGCCCGGATCAGGCAAAGGGACCCAGGCAAAAAAAATTGCAGCGCATTTCAATATCAGCCATCTCTCAACCGGAAACATGTTCCGGGAAGCCATAAGCCAGGGTACGGAACTCGGAAAACTTGTTGAATCCATCATAGATCAAGGTCATTTGGTACCAGACCAGACCGTAGTTGATCTTGTTGAGGAAACAATCGATAAAGAAGAATATAACGGTGGTTATATAATTGATGGTTTTCCCAGAACCGTTGAACAGGCTGTCGCTTTTGACAATTTGCTTGAGCGTCGCAATGAATCCATCGATGCTTTTTTGTCATTGCATGTTCCCGATGAAGAGCTGGTAAAGAGACTTCTTGCAAGAGGTGAGGGAAGAAGTGATGATACAGAGGAAAAAATCAGAACCCGACTCGACGTCTATAAAAAAGAAACTGCACCGGTAATGGACCACTACCAGCAGGCCGGGATGTTTCGGTCTATCGACGGGACCGGTACAATAGATGAAATATTTGAACGGGCGCTCTCTGCGTTGCCTTCAAAATAA
- the amrB gene encoding AmmeMemoRadiSam system protein B codes for MDNQNLDSRQKELLVSRTDMNLPPIRSDVEMIPVTHENNELIYFHDPQGYMVNPFVLDRQIAALLPLLNGNYSIDEILTELKRYGSDVDKDQLLAFIRQLDEARLLLSPWFRFYKTETEKKFEQADVRPAVCTGNSYPAGEEELKDFLKNAFEKFSKTELQRGGNGEDTGSNENRIKALFAPHIDPRVGMMSYVPAFEPLKEISPRRIVMLATSHYAGMHYPLYDGKPFIATRKAFETPLGRVDADNEAMDILEKHSEATGCSFSDRAHRNEHSIELHLIFLQYLWSHSFEIVPLLVDSFEELYYKPDGDTGKKVDNMAALLAEQFDDDDTLFLISGDLSHIGKKFGDSEPASGLFDKVRQFDRHFLDHACNAEKEKLLRLVGEDYDPYRICGFPPLYTALSSLQGIKGEKTSYELWDERERDSAVTFGSVLYR; via the coding sequence ATGGATAACCAAAACCTGGATTCCCGACAGAAAGAGCTTCTTGTATCCCGGACAGATATGAATCTTCCTCCTATACGATCCGATGTGGAAATGATTCCGGTTACACATGAGAACAATGAGCTGATTTATTTCCATGACCCGCAGGGATATATGGTAAATCCATTTGTACTGGACCGTCAGATAGCCGCACTGCTTCCCCTTCTCAATGGCAACTATTCGATTGATGAGATCCTCACCGAGCTTAAACGCTACGGAAGCGATGTTGACAAGGATCAGCTGCTTGCTTTTATAAGGCAGCTGGATGAGGCGAGGCTGCTGCTCTCGCCCTGGTTCCGGTTTTACAAAACCGAAACGGAAAAAAAGTTTGAACAGGCGGATGTCAGACCTGCGGTTTGCACCGGAAATTCCTATCCGGCCGGAGAGGAAGAACTTAAAGATTTTTTGAAGAACGCATTTGAAAAATTCTCAAAAACCGAATTACAAAGAGGCGGCAACGGCGAAGATACCGGAAGCAATGAGAACAGGATCAAGGCATTATTTGCGCCGCACATAGATCCGAGGGTGGGGATGATGTCTTATGTTCCTGCCTTTGAGCCACTTAAGGAAATTTCACCACGCCGTATTGTGATGCTTGCCACCTCTCATTATGCCGGAATGCACTATCCGCTTTATGACGGAAAGCCCTTTATAGCAACAAGAAAAGCGTTCGAAACACCTCTGGGCAGGGTTGATGCAGATAACGAGGCCATGGACATTCTTGAAAAGCACTCCGAGGCAACCGGATGTTCGTTCAGTGACCGGGCTCACAGAAATGAGCACAGCATAGAGCTCCATCTGATTTTCCTGCAATACCTTTGGTCACATTCTTTTGAGATTGTCCCGCTGCTGGTGGACTCCTTTGAAGAGCTTTACTATAAGCCGGATGGCGATACGGGCAAAAAAGTTGACAATATGGCGGCGCTTCTGGCAGAACAATTTGACGATGATGACACATTGTTTCTGATATCCGGAGACTTGTCACATATCGGCAAGAAATTCGGAGACAGCGAACCGGCCTCAGGGCTGTTCGACAAGGTCAGGCAATTTGACAGGCATTTTCTGGACCATGCCTGCAATGCCGAAAAAGAGAAACTGCTCAGGCTGGTTGGCGAAGACTATGATCCGTACCGTATTTGCGGTTTTCCTCCATTATACACCGCACTATCGTCACTTCAGGGAATAAAGGGGGAAAAAACGAGCTATGAACTATGGGATGAACGGGAGCGTGACAGTGCAGTTACATTCGGGTCAGTGTTGTACCGGTAG
- a CDS encoding Glu/Leu/Phe/Val family dehydrogenase, with protein sequence MAPFKFFKQVNKNFDKAAEFLSVDKGMLNQIKACNSTYHVTFPLRRDDGTVEVIHAWRSAHSSHKAPTKGGIRYAMEVNEDEVNALAALMTYKCAVVSVPFGGAKGGVKIDRSKYSEAEIERITRRFTFELIKKNFLGPGVDVPAPDYGTSEREMAWILDTYRSMVSSLDSDGCVTGKPIHQSGISGRTEATGRGVFFGLREACNVKGDMDKLGLSTGLEGKRVIVQGLGNVGYYAAKFLRQEGALITGVAEAHGGILDEKGIDIEKLKNHITETGSIANYPEGTFIDQSHKLLEEHCDILIPAALENQINSGNAANIKAKIIGEAANGPLTSDADQILQQKSVLIVPDIYLNAGGVTVSYFEWIKNLSHIRFGRMDRRYEENAMGRLLNAIEGLTGTAFKPEDVKKIGKGPEEWDIVDSGLEDTMVLAYHMLHQNARSYDTDLRTAAYISAIKKIALSYQQLGIFP encoded by the coding sequence ATGGCCCCATTTAAATTTTTCAAACAGGTAAACAAGAATTTTGACAAAGCGGCTGAATTTTTGAGTGTTGACAAGGGGATGCTCAATCAGATCAAGGCTTGCAACAGTACTTATCATGTGACGTTCCCGCTTCGCCGGGATGACGGCACCGTGGAGGTGATTCACGCCTGGAGGTCGGCACACAGCTCCCATAAAGCACCGACAAAAGGAGGTATCCGTTACGCCATGGAGGTTAACGAGGATGAGGTTAACGCCCTGGCAGCCCTTATGACCTACAAATGTGCCGTTGTTTCGGTGCCCTTCGGCGGAGCCAAGGGTGGTGTGAAAATTGACCGGTCGAAGTACTCTGAAGCGGAAATAGAGCGCATCACGCGCCGGTTTACCTTTGAGTTGATAAAAAAGAACTTTCTCGGTCCCGGTGTTGATGTACCTGCTCCTGACTACGGCACCAGCGAACGGGAGATGGCCTGGATTCTGGACACTTATCGAAGTATGGTCAGTTCTTTGGACAGTGATGGTTGTGTTACGGGAAAACCGATTCACCAAAGCGGTATCAGCGGACGAACCGAAGCAACCGGACGGGGAGTATTTTTCGGATTGCGGGAGGCCTGCAACGTTAAGGGAGACATGGATAAACTTGGACTTTCAACCGGCCTGGAGGGCAAGCGGGTAATTGTCCAGGGTCTTGGCAATGTCGGATATTATGCGGCAAAATTTTTGCGACAGGAAGGAGCTCTGATAACCGGTGTGGCCGAGGCACATGGCGGCATCCTGGATGAAAAGGGTATCGACATTGAAAAGCTCAAAAACCATATCACCGAGACCGGATCCATAGCCAATTATCCGGAGGGCACCTTTATTGACCAGTCCCATAAACTTCTTGAAGAGCATTGTGATATTCTGATACCGGCCGCGCTTGAAAATCAGATCAATTCCGGAAATGCGGCTAATATAAAGGCAAAAATTATCGGTGAGGCGGCAAACGGCCCGCTAACCAGCGATGCCGATCAGATTCTTCAACAAAAATCCGTGCTGATTGTCCCCGATATCTATCTCAATGCCGGGGGTGTGACGGTATCCTATTTTGAGTGGATCAAAAACCTATCGCATATCCGGTTTGGCCGGATGGACCGCAGGTACGAAGAAAACGCCATGGGCAGACTACTCAATGCCATTGAGGGACTGACAGGGACAGCATTCAAACCTGAGGATGTGAAGAAAATCGGGAAAGGACCGGAAGAATGGGATATTGTTGACTCCGGTCTGGAAGACACGATGGTCCTGGCATATCATATGCTGCACCAAAATGCGCGTTCATATGACACGGATCTGAGAACAGCGGCATATATCAGCGCAATTAAGAAGATTGCCCTGTCCTATCAGCAGCTCGGTATCTTTCCTTAA
- a CDS encoding transcriptional regulator yields the protein MASEPIYLDYRKLDNLIHSRIRLALMSVLTRVDDLSFNELKKSVNATDGNLSTHLSRLEEAGYIQVEKITEGNKTESRYSVTEKGLTAFARYIMDIEPFIG from the coding sequence ATGGCATCAGAACCGATATACCTGGATTACCGCAAACTGGACAATCTGATCCATTCGAGGATACGCCTTGCCCTGATGTCCGTACTTACCCGGGTTGATGACCTGAGTTTCAACGAACTCAAGAAATCTGTCAACGCAACCGATGGCAACCTGAGTACGCATCTGTCCAGACTTGAAGAAGCCGGGTACATTCAGGTAGAAAAAATTACTGAGGGTAACAAGACGGAGTCAAGATATTCTGTCACGGAAAAAGGCCTGACGGCATTTGCACGGTACATCATGGACATCGAGCCGTTTATCGGCTGA
- a CDS encoding phasin family protein → MSEKKKQEKKKQPEWNEKAKEIWLAGLGALSAVEEEGSKLFRSLVDRGSEFENKRKEQIDELWEDISERYKTAENRFGDKFDEVEETVESNVKSIVSRMGIPSRSEVEKLSKKVDALNEKLEKLEKQQKPSGSAKGGKTKS, encoded by the coding sequence ATGAGTGAAAAGAAAAAGCAGGAAAAAAAGAAACAACCGGAGTGGAATGAAAAAGCCAAGGAAATCTGGCTGGCGGGACTCGGAGCGCTGTCAGCAGTAGAAGAAGAGGGAAGCAAATTATTTCGCAGCCTGGTTGACAGGGGAAGTGAATTTGAAAATAAGCGCAAGGAGCAGATAGATGAATTGTGGGAGGATATATCCGAGCGTTACAAAACAGCTGAAAATCGTTTTGGCGACAAATTTGATGAAGTAGAAGAGACAGTTGAATCAAACGTAAAATCAATTGTCTCAAGGATGGGCATACCCAGCCGTTCAGAAGTTGAGAAACTATCGAAAAAGGTGGACGCTTTGAACGAAAAACTGGAGAAACTTGAAAAACAGCAAAAACCATCCGGTTCGGCCAAGGGTGGTAAAACGAAATCGTGA
- a CDS encoding polyhydroxyalkanoate synthesis regulator DNA-binding domain-containing protein: MEERLIKRYANRKMYDVKESRYVSLGELAEIVRSGATIRVTNKNEDEDYTAQILRQIILEQSRQADESSIPTLHEWVRMGGNFIDRQWDDIRKGMEGWIKNSTDRLLKGMKREDFAALKKKIELLEKRIEDFENKQVNNKK, from the coding sequence ATGGAAGAGCGATTAATTAAGCGGTACGCCAATCGCAAGATGTACGATGTGAAAGAGAGCAGGTATGTCTCGCTTGGTGAGCTTGCTGAAATTGTCAGATCCGGCGCTACAATCCGTGTGACAAATAAAAATGAAGATGAAGATTACACGGCTCAGATTCTGCGCCAGATCATACTTGAACAAAGCAGGCAGGCGGATGAATCCTCTATTCCTACTTTGCATGAATGGGTGAGAATGGGTGGAAATTTTATCGACCGGCAGTGGGATGATATCCGGAAAGGAATGGAAGGATGGATTAAGAACAGTACCGACCGGTTACTTAAAGGTATGAAAAGGGAAGATTTTGCTGCACTCAAGAAGAAAATTGAGTTGCTGGAAAAGAGGATTGAAGATTTTGAAAACAAGCAGGTAAACAATAAAAAATGA